Within Winogradskyella helgolandensis, the genomic segment TTAGTAGCTCCGCTAAATTGGGGATTAGGACATTCTACACGATGTATTCCTATTATAAATGCTTTAATCGAAAATGGCTTTGAACCTATTATTGCCAGTGATGGAGTTGCTTTAGAATTATTAAAAAAGGAATTCCCAACACTGAGCTCCTTTGAATTACCATCTTACAATATTACGTATGCTAAAAAAGCAAATGGCTTTAAAATTAAGTTGATAAAAGATTCACCACATCTATTAAAAACTATTAAACGCGAAAAAAAAGTTATTAAGGCTTTAGTTGAAACTGAAGCTATTTCCGGTATAATCTCGGATAACAGATTTGGTGTACGTCATAAAACTATTCCATCTGTATTTATTACACACCAATTACGCGTTTTAAGTGGAAATACAACATGGCTAAGCAGTAAATTACATCAAAAAATAATTTCGAAGTTTAATGAATGTTGGGTTCCAGATTATATGGGCACAATTAATTTAAGTGGTGAATTAGGTCATCCTAAAAATTTTGAGGCGCCTGTAAAATATTTAGGTGCCTTAACTCGATTTAAAAAACGAGATGTAGAAACTGAATACAATCTACTTGTTTTACTCTCTGGTCCTGAACCGCAACGCACGTATTTAGAAGAAAAACTTTTAAGTGACTTAAAACACTATAAAGGGCGTGTGCTCTTTGTAAAAGGAAAGGTAGAATCTGAGCAACAGAAAACGGTTACGGACAATGTAATTGTCTATAATTATATGACCAGTGAACAGCTTGAAATTGCCATAAATAAAAGCGACCTTATTCTTAGTAGATCGGGTTATACAACGCTAATGGATTTAGAAAAACTTGAAAAGAAAGCTTTTTTTATACCCACTCCAGGACAGTTTGAACAAGAGTATTTAGCTAAACGGCTATCTTCAGAAAGAATTGCTCCGTATTGTGACCAAGATGATTTTGATATTAATATGCTATCTGAAATTGAAAAATTTAGCGGATTTAAATCTCAAGAATACGAATTAAATTACAAGAAATTATTTGGACTTTTCTAGAGTAAATGAAAACTCACTACCGACTCCTAATTCGCTTTCAATATATATTTTTTCTTCGTGCCCTTCAATAATATGTTTTACAATAGATAATCCCAATCCAGAACCACCTTCTTTACGAGAACCACTCTTGTCTACACGATAAAAACGTTCAAATAGACGCTGAAGATTCTCTTTTGCAATACCTTCTCCATTATCAGTAACTCTGATAATAGCTTTGTTTTTTATAAGATTCTCTATACTTACTTCTGTGGTTCCTTTTTCGCGTCCATATTTTATAGAGTTAACAACAAGGTTGGTTAAAACTTGCTGGATACGTTCTTTATCGGCATAAACCATTATAGGCTCAGGATAATCAATATCAAAAGTTAAGGTAATGTGTTTTTTAGCAGATTTCATTTCAAAAAGATCAAACACATTTTGAACCACTTTAACCATATCAAAATTTTCTTTTTCTAAACT encodes:
- a CDS encoding glycosyltransferase produces the protein MNTKKRILVAPLNWGLGHSTRCIPIINALIENGFEPIIASDGVALELLKKEFPTLSSFELPSYNITYAKKANGFKIKLIKDSPHLLKTIKREKKVIKALVETEAISGIISDNRFGVRHKTIPSVFITHQLRVLSGNTTWLSSKLHQKIISKFNECWVPDYMGTINLSGELGHPKNFEAPVKYLGALTRFKKRDVETEYNLLVLLSGPEPQRTYLEEKLLSDLKHYKGRVLFVKGKVESEQQKTVTDNVIVYNYMTSEQLEIAINKSDLILSRSGYTTLMDLEKLEKKAFFIPTPGQFEQEYLAKRLSSERIAPYCDQDDFDINMLSEIEKFSGFKSQEYELNYKKLFGLF